The window GGGGGAAGAATTTGCCAAAATGGTTAAGGCCAATAGCGGCTACCAAGAACAAGCGAGGCAAGTGCAGCAAGTTTATATGCTGATGAAACACAGAGCCGATGTCGTGGTAATGGATAAAAATATCTTCAAATATTACCTAAAACAGGCCTATCTTGAGGGAAAACTAACTGAAAAAGATTTAAAACAACAGGCCATTTGCCACCAAATATTCCCACCAACGGAGTATAAGTTTGCGTTTCTCAGTGAACAAATTCGAGATGATTTTAATGCGGGACTCAAACAAATTACCCAAGATGGGAGCTTAGTGGCCTTGCAGGAAAAATATCGACGCCTGATGTCATTAGAAAATGAAGCCGAGGCGTCAACCAAGCTAACAGAACCTAAAATAATTAAAAACGATTCCTACTAGGTTTTCTCGAGGAGCTTTATCTATAGCTCTTTATTTAAGGCTCTTTATGCAAAAGTTTTACTTCACCACTAGCACAGGGCATTTCGCATACTTAACAATGTCTTGTGTGACATGGGGCTTTAAAAAATCCGCTAAACCACTGCTGCCATGACTGGCAATCACCACCATGCCGACATCGACGGCTTCCGCTAAAATCTCATCAATAGCATCACCATGGCGCACCACTAGCTTAATATTGAGTCCCTCGTTGAGATCTTGCTGCATTTCCTGCTGCAAACTTTGCATTTTTGCATCGACAAAGGCTTGAAGTTCATTTTCCAATGTGGCGGGAATATCGACCGCAATACCATAGCAATGGGCGCCACGGGCTGGGCTTGTCACATGCAATAATCGAATATCGACATGATAAAGATTAGCCATTTCAACCGCATATTTGAGCGCATGGGCTGCGGTGGATGAAAAATCCGTAGGGCATAACACTTCTTGAGTACGCATAAGCTTATCCATCATTTGAGTTTTAATCAGGCTATTTATTAAAGTCAAAATACCACTATTTTATAGCAGTTAGCTATGCTTCTTGCGTACCCATTTCAATTAATTATTCTTTATCAATCAAAAAGAAAGGACGCAATAAGCGTCCTTTGGATTTATTGAGTCAAGCCACTAACTCACTTACTTCACCACCAGCACAGGACAAGCCGCACCGTTAGCTACCGCTTCTGCGACATTGGTGTGTAAAAAATGCGAAATCCCAGTTCGGCCATGGCTCGCTATCACTACCATGCCAATATCTTTACTGTTGGCCTCTTCTAAAATCTGATACACAGGATCGCCGCGGCGGATCAAGGTCGTGATGGAAAGTTCAGTGTTTAACCCTTCTAACAGCGCCTGCATCTTGGTTGCTGCCGCTTCCTCCATACTCTTAGCCAGCTCTTCTGGAGTGATCGATAGAATCATAAAGTTTTCATCGCCGAGCGGCTGTTCAACCACGTGTAAAATTTTTAGTCCTACATGGTATAGATTAGCCATTTCAATGGCATAACTCAGTGCATGGGCCGCAGTTTCCGAAAAATCTGTGGGCCAGAGTATTTGACCTGTACGCATAATCTGTACTCCTTCTATGGCGCGAATGGATTGCTGAGCAACTAGTCTTTTAACCAAGCAACGGCGTCGCCATTGTCAACAAAAAACCTGACCTCAGCAGGCGTAAACCAGTTTGCCAATTTAGCCAGTACTTCCTGCAGAGTCGTCTTACCGACTATGGCAATCTTCTCGAAATGACGAATATGCTTGACCCCAAGTTTGAGATCATCCCAAGCGGCCTGTAATTCCAAGCCATCCAACTCGGTCACATCCACTAAAGCGAAGATATCGGGATCTTTTACGCCCGCCAGTGCCGACTCCAACACAGGCACCATCATCTCGCAGTCGTGATGAGTTAAGGTACCGATAGCTTTAAAGGCAACGAAGAAATCATCATCATAGCGTTCAATACCAATTGAAATTCCATGTTTTAACAATGCCATACATGCTCCTTATGTAACAACCCTTGATTTAGTGTAAAAGCTAACGCCACAACAAGCCGTGATCTTGCTCAAAAATACACCAGATACCTTGCACCATCTCACTAAGCAAGCTAGGATAAAACCGACTAATCAGTCGGTACTTATTTATCTGTCTTTGTTTAATAACAGGTTCAATCGTTAAGATTAAACCTTAACTAAAGTGCCGAATAAGACTCAGCCTATAATCTCGCTTGGAGCAACCACTATGAATATGGCCACCGAACACCGTAATGCCTCGCCACTGACTCAGTTGCTCCAACGCCAACGCAGCAGTTATTTAGCGGCGCCGAATCCAAATTACGCTACGCGAGTGGAGCAATTAACTCGACTTAAAGCGGCCATACTGCAATTTAAAACGCCTTTAGTCGAAGCCTTAAGCCAAGACTATGGCCATAGATCGATTGATGACAGCCTGATCTCAGACATTATGCCTGTCATCAACAACATCAATTACAGTTTGAAAAATCTAAAAAAATGGCTCAAGCCCAGTGCTCGCCATGCGGGGCTGTTGCTCGCACCCGCCAAAGTCACAGTGCATTATCAGCCTATAGGCGTTATCGGTATTATCGTGCCGTGGAATTTCCCCGTCATGCTGTCGATTGGCCCACTAGTGACCGCCATCGCCGCGGGTAATCACGCCATGCTCAAATTGTCTGAATTTACCCCTGCGACCAACCAAGTGATCAAACAGCTACTGGCACACGTTTTCGATGAGTCACACGTGGCAGTCGTTGAAGGTGAGGCCGATGTTGCCGCCGCATTTTCAGCCCTGCCCTTCGATCATTTACTCTTTACCGGCTCCACCACAGTTGGCCGCCATGTGATGCGCGCCGCGGCCAATAATCTCACCCCAGTGACACTCGAACTGGGCGGTAAATCGCCAGTCATTATCGCCCCCGATATGCCGCTTGAGATAGCAGTAGAACGAATGATTTATGGTAAGTGTTTGAATGCCGGACAAATCTGCGTCGCACCGGATTATGTTCTATGTCCAAAATCAAAAGTGGATGAATTTATTGCCGCCTACCGAACTAAATTTAATGCCATGTACGGCGCGATAAACCACAACAATGACTACGGCAGCATCATTAATACCCGTCAGTTTGACCGCTTGATGACAGTGCTCGACGACGCGAAAGCTAAGGGTGCCCATGTTATTTCGGCGACAGACGAAGCCATAGATAACCAACATCGCAAACTCGCAACTCAGCTAATCACGAATACCAGTGAAGACATGCTATTGATGCAAGAGGAAATCTTTGGTCCATTACTGCCGATCATTGGCTACGACTCTTTAGATGAAGCGATTCAATACATCAACCAGAGAGCAAGACCGCTAGCGCTATATGTGATGAGTTTCGATGAGCCAACTCAGCAAAAAATCCTCCAGCAGACCCATTCTGGCGGCGTGTGCATTAACGAAACCGTGTTCCATGTCGCCGCCGACGATGCGCCCTTTGGCGGAATCGGCCCATCTGGCATGGGGCACTACCATGGCAAGGAAGGATTTTTAACCTTCAGCCACGCTAAAACGGTACTCAGCCGTGGTCGATTCAACACGGGCAAATTGGTGCACCCGCCCTATGGCACTGTTATCCAGCGCATCTTAATGAAGTTATTTTTGCGTTAGTCATTGGGGGATAAATTTTGAATCAGCCATTAACGCCGCAACCTATTAAAACCATGACAGATAAGCGCCAAGCCATTCTCGACACGGCCTTAGCACTCTTTGTCAGCCAAGGGTTTCATGGCACGTCCACCGCCTCGATAGCTAAGCAAGCAGGCGTAGCAACAGGTACCTTGTTCCATCACTTTCCTTCCAAGGAAGCCTTGATGGAATCTTTGTTTCTTACTATAAAACAAGAATTTGCCGATACCTTACTGTTAAACACCCATAAGGGCAGCGATCTAAAGCTCAATGCCCTACAACTATGGCAAAGTGCGATTGATTGGTCGCTGGACAACCCTGTCAAACAGCTGTTTTTTCAACAATATTCAATGTCGCCCATGATTGCCGCTAAGGTGCGCGATCAGGCGATGAACAGCATCTTAGGCTTTATTAGCGAACTGATTAAGCAAGGACAAATAGAGGGATTAATCGCCTACTATCCGCTGGAGCTGATGCTAGAAAACTGCCATGGCCAATATCTGGCGGCAACCCGATTCTTCATCGATAACCCGCACTTAGGCACGAATAAAACGTACCGCGATGCCAGTTTTGAACTGTTTTGGAAGGCCATGCAAGCGGACTAACACCACACTGCCCACAACACTGCCAATGTCCACCCACTGCAGAAATTAATCCAATAAAAAACCGAGTCAGTTTAACTGGCTCGGTCTTCTTTTACGTATTCACACATATAGTGACTAAGAGTTAAAGCAGAGGCCTGCTTTCAGCGATATCTAACTCCGACGTCTAGCGCCTAACTCTGACTCAATTCCTGCGCTTTCTCGACTGGCTGGGTGACTTGAGTTGGACTCCAGTAGCCTTGCTTAATGCCCTTATCAATCAGCTCAGCGACAGCTAATTCAATGGCTTGCAACACGCAAAACTGCACTGGCTCATTGGTAGTAAAGCCGATTTCGGCCTCGGCGAGGCGATTTAAACTGGTGTAACGGAATAAACCCGCGCGCATTTCTTGGGATAAAACACGTTTGCTGGTCGAGACCGACATCATCACT of the Shewanella baltica genome contains:
- a CDS encoding universal stress protein codes for the protein MRTQEVLCPTDFSSTAAHALKYAVEMANLYHVDIRLLHVTSPARGAHCYGIAVDIPATLENELQAFVDAKMQSLQQEMQQDLNEGLNIKLVVRHGDAIDEILAEAVDVGMVVIASHGSSGLADFLKPHVTQDIVKYAKCPVLVVK
- a CDS encoding universal stress protein, whose protein sequence is MRTGQILWPTDFSETAAHALSYAIEMANLYHVGLKILHVVEQPLGDENFMILSITPEELAKSMEEAAATKMQALLEGLNTELSITTLIRRGDPVYQILEEANSKDIGMVVIASHGRTGISHFLHTNVAEAVANGAACPVLVVK
- a CDS encoding STAS/SEC14 domain-containing protein, whose product is MALLKHGISIGIERYDDDFFVAFKAIGTLTHHDCEMMVPVLESALAGVKDPDIFALVDVTELDGLELQAAWDDLKLGVKHIRHFEKIAIVGKTTLQEVLAKLANWFTPAEVRFFVDNGDAVAWLKD
- a CDS encoding coniferyl aldehyde dehydrogenase: MNMATEHRNASPLTQLLQRQRSSYLAAPNPNYATRVEQLTRLKAAILQFKTPLVEALSQDYGHRSIDDSLISDIMPVINNINYSLKNLKKWLKPSARHAGLLLAPAKVTVHYQPIGVIGIIVPWNFPVMLSIGPLVTAIAAGNHAMLKLSEFTPATNQVIKQLLAHVFDESHVAVVEGEADVAAAFSALPFDHLLFTGSTTVGRHVMRAAANNLTPVTLELGGKSPVIIAPDMPLEIAVERMIYGKCLNAGQICVAPDYVLCPKSKVDEFIAAYRTKFNAMYGAINHNNDYGSIINTRQFDRLMTVLDDAKAKGAHVISATDEAIDNQHRKLATQLITNTSEDMLLMQEEIFGPLLPIIGYDSLDEAIQYINQRARPLALYVMSFDEPTQQKILQQTHSGGVCINETVFHVAADDAPFGGIGPSGMGHYHGKEGFLTFSHAKTVLSRGRFNTGKLVHPPYGTVIQRILMKLFLR
- a CDS encoding TetR/AcrR family transcriptional regulator, whose translation is MNQPLTPQPIKTMTDKRQAILDTALALFVSQGFHGTSTASIAKQAGVATGTLFHHFPSKEALMESLFLTIKQEFADTLLLNTHKGSDLKLNALQLWQSAIDWSLDNPVKQLFFQQYSMSPMIAAKVRDQAMNSILGFISELIKQGQIEGLIAYYPLELMLENCHGQYLAATRFFIDNPHLGTNKTYRDASFELFWKAMQAD